The following nucleotide sequence is from Flavimarina sp. Hel_I_48.
AAGGCAAAAACGAAATCAATACCGCAATGGCAAAAACCGTGGGACTGCCCGTAGGGATCGCAACTTTGCGCATACTTAACGGAAAAATCACCAAGCCAGGAGTAAAAATCCCCATAACCCGTGAAGTTTATGGTCCCATTTTAAAAGAACTGGAAACCTACGGAATTGTATTTCAGGAATATGAAAAACCTTATCTAGGCTACAATCCGGATCGTTTGAATGGGTAAAATTACCTTCAAATAGTAACCAAAACAGTCAAAAAACGCTCTATTTTACCGAATTTCATTACTTTTAGCTTATATATATTAAAGAGAATTTTATGCCTTTGAAACGAATCTTGCGTTAGGGATTGCAGTGGCTCTTTTAGCCCCTACCGGGAGGAAGCCTTTTTGTGAGGCACGAGCAAAAAGATTGAAACGTAAAGCCCGTCCCGCAGGGAAACGCCCAAAACCAATAAGAAAGTCAAATAATCAGGCTGCTACAGATTCCGCGTTAGGGATTGCAGTAGCTCTTTTGGCCCCTACCGGGAGGAAGCCTTTTTGTGAGGCACGAGCAAAAAGATTGAAACGTAAAGCCCGTCCCGCAGGGAAACGCCCAAAACCAATAAAAAAACCAAAAAGTGGCCCAAGGCTAAAAGTACGTTTGAAAAAACCCGTTAAAAGGATAGAAAGAAGATGAAAATTGTAAACGAAGCGATAAATATAGATGGGATAGACAAGATCATCCTACGCGAACTCATGGAAGATGCACGTACCCCTATTCTTGAAATTGCACGCAAAGTAGGTATTTCTGGAGCAGCCATTCATCAGCGACTTCGTAAGTTAGAAGCTTCCAAGCTTATAAGTGGTTCCCGTTTTATTATTGATGCAAAAGTCCTGGGTTATACCACGACCGCGTTTGTAGGTATCTATCTTGACCGCGCCATGAGCAATCCACGTGCGGTAAAACAACTTGAAGAAATCCCCGAAGTATTGGAATGTCATTACACGACCGGTAACTGGTCTGTATTCATAAAGATCTTATGTAAAAACAATGAGCATCTTATGCATTTGCTGAACAAGAAAATACAGGCCATTGAAGGAGTTTCCCGTACCGAAACATTTATATCCCTCAACCAGCAGATTGAGCGGCAGATTAAATTATAAATAAATCCATCACTTTTATTCCATATAAAAAGAGTCTTTTACACTCCTTTTTTTATCTTTTTAGGATCAAAATCTCCCAAAAATGCCGAAAAATTACGCTTCCCTTCTTTCTTTTTTATTGCTGTGCGGTCTGGTGTATTTCACGTTTTTCACCTTTAAACCGCAATTCGTTTCGTACGGGGAAATTCCGGAAGATGAGTTTTCAATAGATCGTGCATTACAGCATCTCAAGGTCATTTCAGAAAAACCACATTCGGTGGGAACGCCGGCGCATCAGGAAGTGCAGGATTATATCGTAAAAGTTTTGCAGGATATGGGACTTGAAACACAAACCCAGGAAGCTTTTGCCTATAAACCGGGCTGGGGCGCGCTCAGCAAGGCTCAGAATATTATGGCGCGCATAAAAGGGACCGGTGATGGCAAAGCACTCCTCGTCTTTTCCCATTATGACAGTGCTCCGCATACGGCTTCGTATGGCGCTAGCGATGCGGGCAGCGGGGTAGTTACCGTACTTGAAAGTATTCGCGCCTTTCTTGCAACTGGGAAAAAACCAAAAAATGACATCATTATCCTTTTTACAGATGCGGAAGAGTTGGGCCTCAACGGCGCTTCTGTATTTGCAAAAGAACATCCCTGGGCAAAAGATGTGGGCGTAGCGCTCAATTTTGAAGCCCGCGGAAGCGGTGGCCCTTCTAATATGATCGTGGAGACCAATGGTGGCAACAGCAAGCTGATCAAGGCTTTCGCAAAAGCAAACCCTGAAAATCCATATGCGAACAGCCTGGCGTACAGCATTTATAAAATCCTGCCAAACGATACAGATTCTACCGTAATGCGTGAATTCGCTGATATAGACGGTTTTTTCTTTGCTTTTCTCAGTGATCATTTTGACTACCATACTGCAATGGACACCTACGATAGGCTGGATCGCAGTTCCCTTCAACAACAAGGGCAATACCTTATGCCGCTGCTCGCCTATTTTGCAGATGCAGACCTTGATCTTAAAAGCGATGTAGATTATGTATACCTCAACGTACCCATCATAAAAATGATGTATTACCCCTTCAGCTGGATATGGCCCATGCTGATCCTTGCGGTCGCTGGTTTTATAATTCTCGTCCTGTATGGTATTTCCATACGAAAACTGAGTGTGAAAAGTATATTCTTTGGGTTTGCACCGCTATTACTTTCATTGATAGCAAGTGCTGGTTTGACGTATTTAGGCTACGTACTAATTATGCTTGCTTACCCGGAATTTGCTGATATTTTACAGGGTTTTCCCTATAATGGTTATCATTATCTCACCGCTTTTGTGGCGTTGAGCCTTTCTATAACCTTCTTTATATATTATAAGTTTCACAGACCTGTGCAGGCTGCCGACTTAAGCATAGCGCCTATTTTTTTATGGTTAGTAATTGCTACGCTTTGTGCAATTTACCTCCCAGGGGCTTCCTTTTTTGTTGTTCCCGTGTATTTTGCATTGTTTGCGGTATTCTTGCTTTTAAAATTTGATAAACTAAATCTGTTCTGGCTCTGTTTACTTTGCGCTCCTGCTATTTTTATCGTTTCAGGTTTTATACAGCAATTTCCGCTTGGTTTAGGCCTGAAAATGGTTCCGGCGAGCGCGTTGTTTACGGTATTGCTTTTCGGGCTTTTATTGCCTGTAATCGGTCATTTTTCGGTATTAAAAGTCCGTATTTCACTGTTTTTCCTGCTTATTTCGGTAATTGCTTTTGTGAGCGCGCACTTCAATTCCTCTTTTTCTTCTGAGCAACCTTTCCCCACAAGTTTAAATTATGTGTATGACGTAGATACTAAAAAAGCGGTGTGGGCGACATATAACAAGTATCCTGATGCCTGGATTAAATACGTACTGGGTGATGATATGCAGGAAGCGTCAAATCTTATACAAGCGGCTGGCGCCGGAAAATACAATACCAATTTCACCTTTGCCGCCGAAGCTCCTCGCAAACCTGTCGCGCAATCCAGTATTTATGTATCTACCAATTTTGTGGAAGATGGTGTGCGCCATGTGCACTTTTTAGTATATCCACAACGGGAAGTAAATGACATGATTTTGCTTAGCCCTACCGGAACACCATTTCAGGAACTTTCTTTTAATGGGCAGGAAGTTGAACTTCAGGCAGGACAACCGTTTTTGTTCAATGATCGCAAAAGTGATTATTTGCTAAGCTATCGCGTGGCAGACCGTGAACCACTAGATGTTGAACTTGAGCTTCCCGAAAATGCACCACTTAAGTTCACCCTTTATGATTTGAGCTATGATCTGTTGCAAAACGATCTCTTCAATGTACCTTCGCGACCTGAAAATAGTATGCCCATGCCTTTTGTAAACACAGATGCAATTGTGACCAAGCAGACCATAACTCTCTATAATCCCGAAAAAGCCGTTTCCAATGAGTAATATTGCCATTGCCGGTATGGGTTGGCTGGGTATCCCGCTTTCCCGTACGCTACAAAATTTAGGTCATAACGTCAAAGGTTCTACCACCACAAAAGACAAGCAGCAAAAACTACAGCAAAATGGCATTGACGCGTACCTGATGGAAATAGGCGAAGACCAGATCACCGGCGATCCCACAGGTTTTTTAAAAGGTATCGAAATACTTATTATACTCATCCCACCAGGACTTCGTAACAATACAGGGCACAACCATGCACTGCGTATGCTGCAATTGCTGAAAGCGGTGGAGAGCGCTGCCGTAGAAAAGGTAATTTTGATAAGCAGCACCGGCGTTTACGATGACAATCAGGGCGATGTAGACGATACCGTTATGCCAAAACCGGAAACGGTCAAAGCAAAACAATTGCAGGAAGTAGAACAGCTTTTTTGTAATTCAGCCGAAATAAAAACAACGGTAGTCCGCTTTGGTGGACTTTTTGGCGGCAGCCGAAACCCCGTTAAGTACCTGGCCGGCCGTACAGATCTTAGCAATGGCAGCGCGCCGGTAAACCTTATTCACCGCACAGATTGCATAGGCATCTTACTTGCGGTGATTTATAAGAATGTTTATGGTCAGGTTATCAATGCGGTAAATCCACAACATCCTTCAAAAGCCGACTATTATGCCGAGAAAGCGACTGAAATGGGGTTAAAACCACCTCAATATGCCAGTGAATCTGGAGGGGAAAGCTATAAAAAAGTGGATTCGGTAAAAGTTGACAAACTTCTGGGATACACGTTTCAGGTGGATTTATAAAAAAAGTCCGAAAGCATGAATCTTTCGGACTTAAATAAAGAGAGGCTAATACAGTTAGTCTGTTGCGACTACATTCCCCTTATTGAACACTAATTAAAATTTTAAGCCTCTGCTCCCTGAAGTTTAAACAGCTGGGCATTGAGGAACTGCAGCGCAGCGATTTTATCTTTACTGGGCACGAGCAGCGAGATGTTATTGTTGCTTCCGCCGTAAGAAATCATACGCACCGGCAGGTTATTGAGCAATCCAAACGCTTTATATGATTCATGATCTGCAATTAGGTTTTCTCCCACGATGCAAATAATACTATGTTCCTGCTCAACCGTAAGTTCAGCTATAACCGAAAGTTCAGTGACGATTGCCTTTAAATTTTTATCATCGTCTATGGTAAGCGATATGGCGACCTCAGAGGTTGTAATCATATCAATTGACGTCTTATGACGGTCAAAGATCTCAAAGATTGTCTTTAGGAAACCATGCGCGCCCAGCATTCGGTTAGAGCGAATTTTTATTGCGGTTATCCCGTCTTTTGCAGAGATTGCCTTAAGGCCTTGATTGTGGTGTTCATTTGAAATTTTTGTCCCTGGTGCCTGTGGATCGAAGGTATTTTTGAGCCAAACCGGAATGTCGCGGTCTATAACCGGTGCCACAGTCTGTGGATGCAGGATTTTTGCGCCAAAATAAGCAAGCTCTGCCGCCTCATTGTATGTTAAATGCTCAATGGGCCGCGTCTCTTCCACATAGCGGGGATCGTTGTTGTGCAGGCCATCAATATCTGTCCATATTTGTACCGCATCTGCGTTGATTGCAGCGCCAATTATAGTCGCGCTAAAGTCGCTGCCACCACGTTTTAAAGTGCTGATATTCCCCTCTTCGTCAAGACATACAAATCCCTGGGTAATAAATAGTGTGTTGTGCACAAACTGTTTAAGCTGCGTATCGATACGTTCAGAAACGCGGGCAATGTCTGGGTTTTCTGTGGTGCCCACGTGCATAAAAGTCTTTGCGTCAAGAAGTATATTTTGCTGGCCCTGCTGCGTAAGGTATTCTGAAAAAATACGGGTTAAAAGTGTCTCGCCGTAAGTGACCAACTCGGAATAGCTGGTACGTTTTAGCGGAGACTGGGTAATGGCATAAATAGCCTCGAGATCTGCATTTATTGTCTCGAGTATATTGTTCCTTCCAGAATCTACAAAAAGTTCATCAATCGCCTGGTGGTGCTTTTGCGTCAGGGCTTCCATTATTTTTTCAATGGCATCGTGATCCTGAATGATTGCCGCCTGGTGCAAGCCTACTAATAAATTGGTCACGCCAGACATGGCAGAAAGCACGACTATTTTAGGGTTTGAACTGTCGCTGATAATTTCAACAACCTGTCTGATCGTAGCGGCGCTGCCAACTGAGGTTCCACCAAATTTTAAAACATCCATGGGTACTTTTATTTTAGAGCATAATTAAAGACTACGATTCAATAAAGCTAATTATTCAACATAAATATATAAATTTGCACAAATTGTTAAATATATAACATTGAAGACCATTGCCTCCTGTGTAGAACAGCTTATAAAACATCAACCCTTTGTAGAAGATGCCCTTGCTCGAAAAATTATCAACTACTCTGCCCTGGCCGAGGATTATCAACCACGGATTGAAAAAATGC
It contains:
- a CDS encoding Lrp/AsnC ligand binding domain-containing protein, producing the protein MKIVNEAINIDGIDKIILRELMEDARTPILEIARKVGISGAAIHQRLRKLEASKLISGSRFIIDAKVLGYTTTAFVGIYLDRAMSNPRAVKQLEEIPEVLECHYTTGNWSVFIKILCKNNEHLMHLLNKKIQAIEGVSRTETFISLNQQIERQIKL
- a CDS encoding NAD(P)H-binding protein, whose amino-acid sequence is MSNIAIAGMGWLGIPLSRTLQNLGHNVKGSTTTKDKQQKLQQNGIDAYLMEIGEDQITGDPTGFLKGIEILIILIPPGLRNNTGHNHALRMLQLLKAVESAAVEKVILISSTGVYDDNQGDVDDTVMPKPETVKAKQLQEVEQLFCNSAEIKTTVVRFGGLFGGSRNPVKYLAGRTDLSNGSAPVNLIHRTDCIGILLAVIYKNVYGQVINAVNPQHPSKADYYAEKATEMGLKPPQYASESGGESYKKVDSVKVDKLLGYTFQVDL
- a CDS encoding aspartate kinase, encoding MDVLKFGGTSVGSAATIRQVVEIISDSSNPKIVVLSAMSGVTNLLVGLHQAAIIQDHDAIEKIMEALTQKHHQAIDELFVDSGRNNILETINADLEAIYAITQSPLKRTSYSELVTYGETLLTRIFSEYLTQQGQQNILLDAKTFMHVGTTENPDIARVSERIDTQLKQFVHNTLFITQGFVCLDEEGNISTLKRGGSDFSATIIGAAINADAVQIWTDIDGLHNNDPRYVEETRPIEHLTYNEAAELAYFGAKILHPQTVAPVIDRDIPVWLKNTFDPQAPGTKISNEHHNQGLKAISAKDGITAIKIRSNRMLGAHGFLKTIFEIFDRHKTSIDMITTSEVAISLTIDDDKNLKAIVTELSVIAELTVEQEHSIICIVGENLIADHESYKAFGLLNNLPVRMISYGGSNNNISLLVPSKDKIAALQFLNAQLFKLQGAEA
- a CDS encoding M20/M25/M40 family metallo-hydrolase, which produces MPKNYASLLSFLLLCGLVYFTFFTFKPQFVSYGEIPEDEFSIDRALQHLKVISEKPHSVGTPAHQEVQDYIVKVLQDMGLETQTQEAFAYKPGWGALSKAQNIMARIKGTGDGKALLVFSHYDSAPHTASYGASDAGSGVVTVLESIRAFLATGKKPKNDIIILFTDAEELGLNGASVFAKEHPWAKDVGVALNFEARGSGGPSNMIVETNGGNSKLIKAFAKANPENPYANSLAYSIYKILPNDTDSTVMREFADIDGFFFAFLSDHFDYHTAMDTYDRLDRSSLQQQGQYLMPLLAYFADADLDLKSDVDYVYLNVPIIKMMYYPFSWIWPMLILAVAGFIILVLYGISIRKLSVKSIFFGFAPLLLSLIASAGLTYLGYVLIMLAYPEFADILQGFPYNGYHYLTAFVALSLSITFFIYYKFHRPVQAADLSIAPIFLWLVIATLCAIYLPGASFFVVPVYFALFAVFLLLKFDKLNLFWLCLLCAPAIFIVSGFIQQFPLGLGLKMVPASALFTVLLFGLLLPVIGHFSVLKVRISLFFLLISVIAFVSAHFNSSFSSEQPFPTSLNYVYDVDTKKAVWATYNKYPDAWIKYVLGDDMQEASNLIQAAGAGKYNTNFTFAAEAPRKPVAQSSIYVSTNFVEDGVRHVHFLVYPQREVNDMILLSPTGTPFQELSFNGQEVELQAGQPFLFNDRKSDYLLSYRVADREPLDVELELPENAPLKFTLYDLSYDLLQNDLFNVPSRPENSMPMPFVNTDAIVTKQTITLYNPEKAVSNE